One window of Microcoleus vaginatus PCC 9802 genomic DNA carries:
- the lysS gene encoding lysine--tRNA ligase, translating to MTLSEAEVRSQKVDELRSQGIEPYPSESYARSHTAKQVREIFSQPGKELENGETDPEEISLRLAGRITSKRDSGKIGFIDLKDATDKIQLKIEKAIVTGEVGLSFEQIKKLLDVGDFVGVEGIGCRTPRGELSILVRELKLLSKATIQFPDAYYGINDPEVCRRHREMDLASNQDALNRFMLRSRIVQSIRSYLWQANFYEIETPTLQAIYGGAAAKPFITHHNALDVDLYLRVAPELFLKRAICGGFERVFELGKAFRNEGIDSTHNPEFTSLEVYQAYADVFDILTVVEDVMCFAAAAVFGDVKEIENQGETISLERKFDYSEKYPGFSGKHWQVKTMVEAVRDEFGLDFDTLDLESAIASATKLELHLSKLEQQSLGYVLYAVFDKLVVPKLIQPTFIIDYPVEVSPLAKGHRSKPGFVERFELFINGTEYSNGFSELNDPKEQRKRFEEQLAQKNAGDDEAHPMDEDFIQALSLGMPNCAGMGIGVDRLVMLLTNTQSIRDAVMFPTMRPIKD from the coding sequence ATGACTCTCAGTGAAGCCGAAGTCCGCAGTCAAAAAGTAGACGAACTGCGATCGCAAGGCATAGAACCGTATCCCAGTGAATCCTACGCGCGATCGCACACAGCCAAGCAAGTTCGCGAAATATTTAGTCAGCCGGGAAAAGAACTCGAAAACGGAGAAACTGACCCCGAAGAAATTTCCCTGCGATTAGCTGGCCGCATCACTTCCAAGCGAGACAGCGGCAAAATTGGTTTTATCGATTTAAAAGACGCCACAGACAAAATTCAACTCAAAATCGAGAAAGCAATCGTCACCGGCGAAGTCGGTTTGAGCTTTGAACAAATTAAAAAATTGCTCGATGTTGGGGATTTTGTCGGCGTCGAAGGTATCGGCTGCCGCACCCCCAGGGGAGAACTTTCTATTTTAGTGAGGGAATTAAAGCTTTTATCAAAAGCTACCATTCAATTTCCCGATGCTTATTACGGAATTAACGACCCCGAAGTTTGCCGCCGTCACCGCGAAATGGATTTGGCAAGCAACCAAGATGCGCTCAACCGTTTTATGCTTCGCAGCCGCATCGTTCAAAGCATCCGTTCCTATCTCTGGCAAGCCAATTTTTACGAAATAGAAACGCCAACACTGCAAGCTATTTACGGCGGTGCTGCTGCTAAGCCCTTCATCACTCACCACAATGCTTTGGATGTGGATTTGTATTTGCGAGTGGCTCCCGAATTATTCTTAAAAAGAGCAATTTGCGGCGGTTTCGAGCGAGTATTTGAACTAGGGAAAGCATTTAGAAATGAGGGAATTGACAGCACCCACAATCCAGAGTTTACCTCTTTAGAAGTTTACCAAGCTTATGCTGATGTTTTCGACATTTTAACAGTTGTCGAAGACGTGATGTGTTTCGCAGCGGCGGCGGTATTTGGGGATGTCAAGGAAATTGAAAATCAGGGGGAAACGATTAGTTTAGAACGCAAGTTCGACTACAGCGAAAAATATCCCGGTTTTAGTGGCAAACACTGGCAAGTGAAAACGATGGTAGAAGCTGTCAGAGACGAGTTTGGGCTGGATTTTGACACTTTAGACTTGGAAAGTGCGATCGCTTCTGCAACCAAACTAGAATTGCACCTGTCTAAGTTAGAACAACAGAGTCTAGGCTACGTGCTGTACGCGGTTTTTGACAAATTAGTTGTTCCCAAACTAATTCAACCTACATTCATCATCGACTACCCTGTTGAAGTCAGTCCCTTAGCAAAAGGACATCGCAGCAAGCCGGGATTTGTAGAACGTTTCGAGCTATTTATCAACGGTACAGAATACTCGAACGGCTTCTCAGAATTGAACGATCCGAAAGAGCAAAGAAAGCGGTTTGAGGAACAGTTAGCACAGAAAAATGCGGGCGATGATGAAGCGCATCCAATGGATGAAGACTTTATTCAAGCGCTATCTTTGGGAATGCCTAACTGTGCGGGGATGGGCATCGGTGTAGACAGATTGGTGATGCTTTTAACTAATACTCAAAGCATCCGCGATGCGGTGATGTTCCCAACAATGCGGCCGATTAAAGATTGA
- a CDS encoding PAS domain S-box protein: protein MIWKFLNHLLFTGNYIPQGYCYLWQRELVALHIVSDSIIALAYYSIPLSLIYFIGQRKDLPFRNIFWLLAAFIISCGTTHIMEVWTLWHPVYWVSGSLKIITAAISAYTAFALIPLVPQALTLLSPTQLGMIDSILQKEIIERRETEARYQTLTEASPVGIFYADAVGDCLYVNERWCQISGITCDEALGKGWLQGIHPDDRERVFTEWYSPTQDKLPFKSEYRFQGINHTQIIWVFGQAVGQIGEKGEVKSYVCTITDITERKQVEEENRLLNETLEHRVAERTAQIEISNQTLQKEIAYREKIALTLLELTQLQNAILNSANYTIISTDPDGTIKTFNRAAEQLLGYSLEEVVGKVTLAIIHEPLEIAKRAEVLSQELGVKIEPGIQVLFALPCRQIADENEWTYIRKDGSRFPVLLSVTALFDSNGNINGFLGIGQDISDRKQAEKELRDLTSAMQNAVEGISRLDIEGRYVNVNRAYAHKCGYEPEQMLGMKWQLTVHPGDVEMMLSAYQEMLIFGKVEVEARGVRKNGSSFYKQLTMVKACDAQGIFNGHHCFMKDITERKLTETALQESEFKYRQIVELAEEGIWVIDSNALTTYVNHAMARMLGYSELEMFGRSIFDFMDEPEKPQALDNVDRRKQGIGEQHEFKFKTKDGKDIWTDMSTSPVRDSQGNLLSCCALVYNITDRKEAEQQMLQLTEDLKRSNEELEQFAYVASHDLQEPLRAVTSYTQLLAQRYQGNLDDRADKYINYIVDGATRMQQLINDLLAYSRLGTRGQEFELADCKAVVKQTMCNLQIAIAETKAVITCDAMPTVMADEFQLVQLFQNLLANSIKFCRQDIPLIHIAACRQESEWVFSVSDNGIGIDPQYADRIFIIFARLHSRRQYSGTGIGLAMCKRIVERHGGRIWVESQEGKGATFYFTIPIIST, encoded by the coding sequence ATGATTTGGAAATTTTTAAATCACCTATTATTCACCGGGAATTATATTCCTCAAGGCTACTGTTACCTTTGGCAGCGAGAGCTAGTCGCGCTCCACATAGTGTCAGACTCTATAATTGCCCTGGCCTACTATTCAATACCGCTATCCCTAATTTATTTTATCGGTCAGCGAAAAGACTTGCCCTTCCGTAACATCTTTTGGCTGCTTGCAGCCTTTATTATCTCTTGCGGCACTACTCATATAATGGAAGTTTGGACGCTTTGGCATCCTGTTTATTGGGTTTCTGGCAGTCTGAAAATTATTACCGCCGCGATTTCTGCTTACACCGCTTTTGCATTAATTCCTTTAGTTCCCCAAGCATTAACTCTCCTCAGTCCAACTCAATTAGGGATGATCGATTCAATACTGCAAAAAGAAATCATTGAGCGCCGAGAAACGGAAGCTCGCTATCAAACTTTAACTGAAGCTTCGCCGGTGGGAATATTTTATGCAGATGCTGTAGGAGACTGCTTGTATGTCAACGAGCGCTGGTGTCAAATTTCGGGAATTACCTGCGATGAAGCTTTGGGCAAAGGGTGGTTGCAAGGCATTCATCCAGACGACCGCGAGCGGGTTTTTACTGAATGGTATAGCCCCACGCAGGACAAATTGCCGTTTAAATCTGAGTACCGCTTTCAAGGTATTAATCACACTCAAATCATTTGGGTATTCGGTCAAGCTGTCGGTCAAATCGGAGAAAAGGGGGAGGTTAAAAGTTATGTTTGTACTATTACTGATATTACAGAACGCAAGCAGGTAGAAGAGGAAAATCGACTGCTCAATGAAACTCTGGAGCATCGAGTTGCTGAGCGCACTGCTCAAATTGAAATTTCTAACCAGACATTGCAAAAAGAAATAGCCTACCGCGAAAAAATTGCACTCACTTTGTTGGAATTGACGCAACTGCAAAATGCAATTCTTAATAGCGCTAACTACACAATTATTTCTACAGATCCCGACGGTACAATTAAAACATTTAATCGGGCGGCAGAGCAACTTTTAGGTTATTCGCTAGAAGAAGTGGTCGGAAAAGTCACGTTAGCAATAATTCACGAGCCTCTGGAGATAGCTAAAAGAGCTGAAGTTCTTTCTCAAGAATTGGGAGTGAAAATAGAGCCGGGAATTCAAGTATTATTTGCCTTGCCGTGCCGGCAAATAGCTGACGAAAATGAATGGACTTACATTCGCAAAGATGGTTCGCGGTTTCCGGTACTGCTGTCGGTGACTGCCTTATTTGACAGCAACGGAAATATTAACGGTTTTTTGGGTATCGGCCAGGATATTAGCGATCGCAAACAAGCTGAAAAAGAGCTGCGCGACCTCACCAGTGCCATGCAAAATGCGGTGGAAGGCATTTCGCGGCTGGATATTGAGGGGCGCTACGTGAATGTTAACCGAGCTTACGCTCATAAATGCGGTTACGAACCGGAACAAATGCTTGGCATGAAATGGCAGCTCACCGTACATCCGGGCGATGTTGAGATGATGCTCTCAGCTTATCAGGAAATGCTAATTTTTGGCAAAGTAGAAGTAGAAGCTAGAGGCGTTCGGAAAAATGGCTCGTCTTTTTACAAGCAATTAACGATGGTAAAAGCTTGCGATGCACAAGGTATCTTTAACGGTCACCACTGTTTTATGAAAGATATCACCGAGCGCAAACTAACTGAAACAGCTTTGCAGGAAAGCGAATTCAAATACAGGCAAATAGTTGAATTAGCAGAAGAAGGTATTTGGGTAATTGACAGCAATGCCCTGACAACTTACGTGAACCACGCAATGGCGCGAATGCTCGGCTATAGTGAATTAGAAATGTTCGGGCGGTCGATTTTTGATTTTATGGACGAACCGGAAAAACCACAAGCTCTTGATAATGTTGATCGGCGCAAGCAAGGTATTGGTGAACAACACGAATTTAAATTCAAAACCAAGGACGGCAAAGATATTTGGACTGATATGTCTACCAGTCCAGTTAGGGACTCCCAGGGGAATTTGCTGTCTTGTTGTGCCTTGGTTTACAACATTACAGACCGCAAAGAAGCAGAGCAGCAAATGCTGCAACTTACAGAAGATTTGAAGCGTTCCAATGAGGAATTAGAACAATTTGCTTATGTGGCTTCCCATGATTTGCAAGAACCGCTCCGAGCCGTTACCAGTTACACTCAATTGCTTGCCCAGCGCTATCAAGGAAATTTGGACGATCGCGCAGATAAGTATATTAATTATATTGTCGATGGCGCCACCAGAATGCAGCAGTTAATTAACGATTTGTTGGCGTATTCGCGCCTGGGAACGAGGGGCCAGGAGTTTGAGCTGGCCGACTGCAAGGCTGTGGTTAAGCAAACTATGTGCAATTTGCAAATTGCGATCGCCGAAACAAAAGCTGTAATCACCTGCGACGCGATGCCAACCGTGATGGCGGATGAATTTCAACTGGTGCAATTATTCCAAAATTTGCTCGCCAACAGCATCAAATTTTGTCGCCAAGATATCCCGTTGATTCATATCGCTGCCTGCAGGCAAGAGAGTGAATGGGTGTTCAGTGTCAGCGATAACGGCATTGGCATCGATCCGCAGTATGCCGATCGCATTTTTATCATTTTTGCGCGCCTGCACTCCCGTCGCCAATATTCCGGTACTGGTATAGGTTTGGCGATGTGCAAGCGCATTGTTGAACGCCACGGCGGTCGGATCTGGGTGGAATCTCAGGAGGGAAAAGGAGCGACTTTTTACTTTACTATTCCTATAATTAGTACCTGA
- a CDS encoding PDZ domain-containing protein, which translates to MKSSTGKFWKQPAIYILLLVTGAGAAMLGDRLTVSQFRANSGDSGQRALEPKLQLPRNTKDQASKVLPPASLSGDGTNVNFIVAAVAKVGPAVVRIDASRRVKPGNRGLSPEDFFGIEPNSGGRGGIERGTGSGFVIGADGVILTNAHVVEGADTVNVTLKDGRSFQGRVLGADKVTDVAVVKIEANNVPVVAIGNSDKLLSGEWAIAIGNPLGLDNSVTAGIISATGRSSSDVGVPDKRVGFIQTDAAINPGNSGGPLLNASGQVIGMNTAIIQGAQGLGFAIPIQAAQQVAKELITTGKVEHAYLGIEMATLTPDVKEQINSNANSSLRVAVDRGVAIVSVVPASPAAAAGLRAGDVIQKINNQPIIQSEAVQEFVQNAKVGGLLQMEINRNGQIVNLSVKPGSLPVQKVR; encoded by the coding sequence ATGAAGAGTTCTACTGGCAAATTTTGGAAGCAACCGGCAATTTACATATTGCTGCTGGTAACGGGAGCCGGGGCCGCCATGTTGGGCGATCGTCTGACGGTTTCTCAATTTCGTGCAAATTCTGGCGATTCGGGACAAAGGGCGCTGGAACCGAAATTGCAACTGCCTCGTAATACAAAGGATCAAGCTAGCAAAGTCTTGCCGCCTGCTTCCTTGTCGGGGGACGGGACTAATGTGAATTTTATTGTGGCTGCGGTGGCAAAAGTTGGGCCGGCAGTGGTTCGGATCGATGCTTCGCGGCGGGTGAAACCGGGAAATAGAGGCTTGTCGCCGGAAGATTTTTTTGGCATAGAACCGAATTCGGGTGGCAGGGGCGGGATCGAACGGGGCACGGGTTCGGGTTTTGTCATCGGTGCCGACGGCGTGATTCTCACTAACGCTCACGTTGTAGAGGGAGCCGATACGGTAAATGTAACTCTCAAGGACGGCCGCAGCTTTCAGGGGCGGGTGTTGGGGGCGGATAAGGTGACGGATGTGGCTGTAGTGAAGATTGAGGCGAATAATGTGCCTGTGGTGGCGATCGGCAATTCGGATAAGCTGTTGTCTGGGGAATGGGCGATCGCGATCGGTAATCCTTTGGGTTTGGACAATTCCGTAACTGCGGGGATTATTAGCGCTACGGGGCGATCGAGCTCTGATGTGGGCGTACCCGACAAGCGAGTCGGTTTTATTCAAACAGACGCTGCAATTAATCCGGGGAATTCTGGTGGCCCGCTGCTGAATGCTTCGGGCCAAGTTATTGGCATGAATACGGCGATTATTCAAGGTGCTCAAGGATTGGGGTTTGCCATTCCCATTCAGGCGGCCCAACAGGTGGCCAAGGAACTGATTACGACTGGGAAAGTCGAACACGCTTATTTGGGAATTGAAATGGCGACGCTGACTCCGGATGTTAAGGAGCAAATTAACAGCAACGCTAACAGCAGCCTGCGAGTTGCAGTCGATCGGGGTGTGGCTATTGTTAGTGTAGTTCCTGCTTCTCCCGCTGCGGCGGCAGGTTTGCGGGCTGGAGATGTGATTCAAAAAATTAACAATCAGCCAATTATTCAGTCGGAAGCTGTTCAGGAGTTCGTGCAAAATGCTAAGGTTGGCGGGCTGTTGCAAATGGAAATCAACCGCAACGGGCAAATAGTTAATTTGAGTGTTAAACCGGGGAGTTTGCCGGTTCAAAAAGTTAGATAG
- the def gene encoding peptide deformylase produces MAELLQISQLGNPVLRRKSQLVENIKDDRIQELIDSLISTVQHANGVGIAAPQAAQSDRLFIVASRPNLRYPQAPHMEPTAMINPRIVAASTETVKDWEGCLSIPGIRGLVPRSRAIEIEYTSRDGKLHQQELTDFVARIFQHEHDHLDGIVFLDRVENTHELMTEDEYQKQIVNLL; encoded by the coding sequence ATGGCAGAACTCTTACAAATCTCACAATTAGGAAATCCTGTACTGCGCCGCAAGTCGCAACTTGTCGAGAATATTAAGGACGATCGCATTCAAGAGTTGATTGACAGCTTAATCTCCACCGTACAACACGCGAACGGAGTGGGGATTGCCGCCCCTCAAGCGGCTCAGTCCGATCGCCTGTTCATCGTCGCATCCCGTCCCAATTTGCGGTATCCTCAAGCACCCCACATGGAACCCACAGCGATGATTAATCCCCGGATTGTGGCTGCATCAACAGAGACAGTCAAAGACTGGGAAGGCTGTTTGAGCATTCCAGGGATTCGGGGATTGGTGCCCAGAAGTAGGGCGATCGAGATAGAATACACCAGTAGAGACGGCAAACTCCACCAACAAGAATTGACAGACTTTGTGGCTCGAATTTTTCAACACGAACACGACCATTTAGATGGAATCGTGTTTTTAGACAGAGTGGAAAATACCCACGAACTGATGACAGAAGATGAGTACCAAAAGCAAATTGTCAACCTGCTATAG
- a CDS encoding stress protein, with the protein MFPSILSNQTHEVINQMGIQLKKGERFNLSKTSPTLTKVAIALGWEIATDLNLSESNQQSCDIDASVFALGSDGKIPDERYFVFYNNSQSPDGAIAHSGDNQTGQTQGDDETIYVDLEKVTAAVEEMVFVVTIHDAQAKHQNFSQIRNAFIRLYDRETGSELARYDLTEGFSEETAVEFGRLYKKDAAWRFQAVGQGYKAGLQSFVDKYHSEIQQQENPAKITVELPKLPVIEDSHKSHKSIALDKKLQEKAPHIFNLAKKADISLKKANLTNHDAQVALCLDISASMSSLYRSGKIQRLAEKILALGCRFDDNGSIDIFLFGVNPHNPGEMSIDNFSNFIHHILQQYPLEGGTYYGKVMKEIRKFYFPDGRGSRRYAAMKADRPVYVMFVTDGETADESESKQQLQWSSHEPIFWQFMAIGTSQKDVKSKGVRGWLARSVASDFSFLEQLDEMGARYLDNADFFSLEDPEHIADEELYDLLTAEYPHWVKSARIKNLLP; encoded by the coding sequence ATGTTTCCCTCGATTTTAAGCAATCAGACTCATGAGGTGATAAACCAGATGGGCATTCAATTAAAGAAAGGTGAAAGATTTAATCTTTCTAAAACATCTCCAACTTTAACAAAAGTTGCGATCGCCCTGGGATGGGAAATAGCAACTGACCTCAATTTATCGGAATCAAACCAGCAAAGCTGCGATATCGATGCCTCTGTTTTTGCATTAGGTTCGGACGGCAAAATTCCCGATGAAAGATACTTTGTATTTTACAATAACTCGCAGTCGCCGGACGGAGCAATCGCCCATTCGGGAGATAATCAAACGGGTCAAACTCAAGGAGATGACGAGACAATTTATGTAGACTTAGAAAAGGTAACGGCTGCTGTTGAGGAAATGGTTTTTGTGGTCACGATTCACGACGCACAAGCTAAACATCAAAATTTTAGCCAAATCAGAAATGCTTTTATCCGATTGTACGATCGCGAAACCGGCAGCGAACTAGCCCGCTATGATTTAACAGAAGGTTTTTCTGAAGAAACAGCAGTCGAGTTCGGACGGTTGTATAAAAAAGATGCAGCTTGGAGATTTCAGGCCGTAGGACAAGGATATAAAGCAGGGTTACAGAGTTTTGTTGACAAGTATCATTCTGAGATTCAACAGCAAGAAAACCCAGCAAAAATTACAGTAGAACTGCCTAAATTACCAGTTATTGAAGATAGCCACAAAAGTCATAAATCTATAGCATTAGACAAAAAGCTTCAGGAAAAAGCGCCGCACATTTTCAATCTGGCGAAGAAAGCCGATATCTCGCTAAAAAAGGCAAATCTCACAAATCACGATGCTCAAGTAGCGCTTTGCCTCGATATTTCTGCTTCTATGTCTTCCCTATACCGTTCAGGAAAAATTCAGCGTTTGGCAGAGAAGATTTTGGCTTTGGGGTGTCGGTTTGATGACAACGGATCGATCGACATATTTCTGTTCGGAGTCAACCCCCACAATCCCGGTGAAATGTCGATAGACAATTTCTCAAACTTCATTCACCATATATTGCAACAGTATCCTTTAGAAGGAGGTACTTACTACGGTAAAGTGATGAAGGAAATTAGAAAGTTCTATTTTCCTGATGGTCGCGGTAGCAGGCGCTACGCAGCTATGAAAGCCGATCGACCTGTCTACGTGATGTTTGTAACGGATGGAGAAACTGCTGACGAATCGGAAAGCAAGCAGCAGCTACAATGGTCGTCCCACGAGCCGATATTTTGGCAGTTTATGGCGATCGGCACGTCGCAGAAAGATGTCAAAAGTAAGGGAGTTCGAGGGTGGTTAGCAAGATCCGTAGCCAGCGATTTTAGCTTTCTAGAACAGCTTGACGAAATGGGCGCTCGCTACCTAGACAACGCCGATTTCTTCAGTTTAGAAGACCCGGAACATATTGCCGATGAGGAATTATACGATTTGTTGACCGCCGAATATCCGCATTGGGTAAAATCAGCACGAATCAAAAATCTCTTACCCTAG
- a CDS encoding TerD family protein: MSINLEKGGRINLSKEAPGLKNAGIGLGWDTNATDTGAAFDLDASVFMLGATGKIPSEKYFVFYNNKESPDTAVIHLGDSRTGEGFGDDETVTVDLTKVDPAVQEIVFVVTIHEAELRRQNFGQVRNAFIRIYDTTTNTEVAKYDLDEDYAKETAVEFGRLYKKDGEWRFQAVGDGYNSGLQSFVDKYA; encoded by the coding sequence ATGTCTATCAATTTGGAAAAAGGCGGGAGAATCAATCTCTCTAAAGAAGCACCGGGGCTAAAAAATGCCGGGATTGGTTTGGGATGGGATACCAATGCTACAGACACCGGCGCAGCATTTGACTTAGATGCTTCCGTGTTTATGTTGGGGGCTACTGGCAAAATTCCTAGCGAAAAATACTTTGTTTTCTACAACAACAAGGAGTCGCCGGACACTGCTGTAATACATCTGGGAGATAGCAGAACCGGAGAAGGATTTGGCGATGATGAAACCGTTACCGTCGATTTAACCAAAGTCGATCCGGCGGTGCAAGAAATTGTGTTTGTGGTAACTATCCACGAAGCAGAATTGAGAAGGCAAAACTTCGGTCAAGTGCGGAATGCTTTTATCAGGATTTACGACACTACTACCAACACAGAGGTAGCGAAGTACGATTTGGACGAGGATTATGCTAAGGAGACAGCGGTAGAATTTGGCAGACTTTACAAGAAAGACGGCGAGTGGAGGTTCCAAGCTGTAGGAGATGGCTACAATTCCGGCTTGCAAAGCTTTGTAGATAAGTATGCCTGA
- a CDS encoding TerD family protein, whose protein sequence is MAINLTKGQSIVLSKSEYDLSRLTMALGWDVAQAKKGLFGRSSGANFDLDSYALLLGENGKLKNYKEDVIYYSHLESNDKTVVHSGDNLTGEGEGDDEQILVKLSSLPAQYHKIILGVNIYDGKERKQHFGLVQNAFVRAVDAAGKEIARYRLSNDPSYEGKLNMLMGEVYREGGEWKFKALGNPLAEDLNGVVGSFMR, encoded by the coding sequence ATGGCTATCAACTTGACAAAAGGACAATCGATCGTTCTCAGCAAAAGCGAATACGACTTATCCCGATTAACAATGGCTTTGGGTTGGGATGTAGCGCAAGCTAAAAAAGGTCTTTTCGGCCGCAGCAGCGGTGCAAATTTTGACTTAGATTCCTACGCTCTGCTGCTGGGAGAAAATGGCAAATTAAAGAACTACAAAGAAGATGTAATTTATTACTCTCATTTGGAGTCAAATGACAAAACAGTGGTTCACTCCGGCGACAATCTCACGGGAGAGGGAGAAGGAGATGACGAACAAATATTGGTGAAACTGAGTTCTTTGCCAGCACAATATCACAAAATAATTTTGGGCGTAAATATTTACGATGGAAAAGAGAGAAAACAGCATTTTGGTCTGGTACAAAATGCTTTCGTGAGAGCTGTAGATGCCGCCGGGAAAGAAATAGCTCGCTATCGCTTGTCAAATGACCCTTCTTATGAAGGAAAATTAAATATGTTGATGGGAGAAGTTTATCGAGAAGGCGGCGAGTGGAAGTTTAAGGCTTTGGGAAATCCTTTGGCTGAAGATTTGAACGGTGTTGTCGGTTCGTTTATGCGGTGA
- the tkt gene encoding transketolase — protein MAVATQSLEELCINSIRFLAIDAVEKAKSGHPGLPMGAAPMAFVLWDRFMRFNPKNPKWFNRDRFVLSAGHGCMLQYALLYLTGYESVTIDDIKQFRQWESRTPGHPENFMTEGVEVTTGPLGQGIANGVGLAMAEAHLAAKFNKPDHTIVDHYTYVILGDGCHMEGVSAEACSLAGHLGLGKLIALYDDNHISIEGDTSLAFTEDVGKRFEAYNWHVITVDNTALDEDTNLEAVHKAIEEAKKVTDKPSMIKVRTVIGYGSPNKRNSYSAHGAALGTDEVQATRDFLKWEHAPFEIPEDALSHFRKAVERGAQAEQEWQKAFDAYKAAYPAEAAEYERTVAGKLPEGWDKVLPTYNPEDKADSTRNHSGKCLNALAGVLPELIGGSADLASSNMTLLKGEKDFQKGQYEGRNLRFGVREHGMGAIANGMLLHGGLIPYCATFLVFADYMRGAIRLSALSEAGVIYVMTHDSVALGEDGPTHQPVETIASLRVIPDLLVMRPADGNETSGAYKVAVESRTRPTLMALSRQNLPNLAGSSIEGTAKGAYVLSDDGGTPDIILIGTGGETYLCVDAAEKLRAAGNKVRVVSMPCWELFDLQDAAYRESVLPKAVTKRLAVEAACSFGWGRYLGSEGDSISIDTFGASAPGPVALEKFGYTVDNVVAKAQALLG, from the coding sequence ATGGCTGTTGCAACCCAATCACTCGAAGAACTCTGCATCAACTCTATCCGCTTTTTGGCCATCGATGCGGTAGAAAAAGCAAAATCAGGACACCCGGGACTGCCGATGGGCGCTGCCCCTATGGCCTTTGTGCTGTGGGATCGGTTCATGCGGTTCAACCCCAAAAACCCCAAGTGGTTTAATCGCGATCGCTTCGTCCTCTCCGCCGGCCACGGCTGTATGCTACAGTACGCCCTCCTGTACTTGACCGGCTACGAGAGCGTCACCATCGACGACATCAAGCAATTTCGCCAGTGGGAATCCAGAACCCCCGGACACCCCGAAAACTTCATGACCGAAGGCGTAGAAGTTACCACCGGCCCCCTGGGACAAGGAATTGCTAATGGCGTCGGTTTGGCAATGGCAGAAGCTCACCTCGCTGCTAAGTTTAACAAGCCCGACCACACAATTGTTGACCACTACACCTATGTAATTTTGGGTGACGGCTGCCACATGGAAGGTGTTTCTGCCGAAGCTTGTTCTTTGGCCGGACACCTCGGACTCGGCAAATTAATTGCCTTGTACGATGACAATCACATTTCTATTGAAGGCGACACAAGCTTGGCCTTTACTGAAGATGTGGGCAAGCGTTTTGAAGCTTACAACTGGCACGTTATTACAGTAGACAATACCGCTCTAGACGAAGATACTAACCTAGAAGCAGTTCACAAAGCTATTGAAGAAGCCAAAAAAGTCACGGACAAACCGTCCATGATTAAAGTCCGCACCGTCATTGGTTACGGTTCTCCAAACAAGCGCAATTCCTACAGTGCTCACGGTGCTGCTTTGGGTACCGATGAAGTGCAAGCAACTCGCGATTTCTTGAAGTGGGAACACGCACCGTTTGAGATTCCTGAGGATGCTTTGTCACACTTCCGCAAAGCAGTCGAACGAGGCGCTCAAGCTGAGCAAGAATGGCAGAAAGCTTTTGATGCTTATAAAGCAGCATATCCTGCAGAAGCTGCAGAATATGAGCGCACGGTTGCCGGCAAACTTCCTGAAGGTTGGGATAAAGTTTTGCCGACATACAACCCGGAAGATAAGGCAGATTCGACTCGGAATCATTCTGGAAAATGTTTGAATGCTTTGGCAGGTGTCCTACCTGAATTGATCGGGGGTTCCGCTGACTTGGCATCTTCTAACATGACTTTGCTCAAGGGTGAAAAAGACTTCCAAAAAGGTCAGTACGAAGGACGTAACCTGCGCTTTGGTGTGCGGGAACACGGCATGGGTGCGATCGCGAACGGTATGCTTCTGCACGGTGGTTTAATTCCTTACTGCGCCACTTTCTTGGTATTTGCTGACTATATGCGGGGAGCAATTCGCCTCTCTGCACTATCGGAAGCTGGAGTTATTTACGTAATGACTCACGACTCCGTAGCCTTGGGCGAAGACGGCCCCACTCACCAACCCGTGGAAACCATCGCTTCTCTGCGAGTAATTCCCGATTTGTTGGTAATGCGCCCTGCGGATGGTAATGAAACATCCGGCGCTTACAAAGTGGCAGTTGAAAGCCGCACTCGCCCAACTTTAATGGCTTTGTCGCGCCAAAACTTGCCTAACTTAGCTGGAAGCTCGATCGAAGGAACTGCCAAAGGCGCTTACGTTTTGTCTGACGACGGCGGCACTCCCGACATCATTTTAATCGGCACCGGCGGCGAAACATACCTCTGCGTTGATGCCGCTGAAAAATTGCGCGCCGCAGGCAATAAAGTGCGCGTAGTTTCGATGCCTTGCTGGGAATTGTTTGACTTACAAGATGCCGCTTACCGCGAATCTGTACTGCCGAAAGCTGTTACTAAACGGTTGGCAGTTGAAGCAGCTTGTAGCTTCGGCTGGGGACGTTATTTGGGTTCCGAAGGCGACAGCATCAGCATCGACACATTCGGCGCTTCTGCACCGGGCCCCGTTGCTTTAGAAAAGTTTGGCTACACCGTTGATAATGTGGTAGCTAAGGCTCAGGCGCTGTTGGGTTAA